One window of the Microplitis demolitor isolate Queensland-Clemson2020A chromosome 10, iyMicDemo2.1a, whole genome shotgun sequence genome contains the following:
- the LOC103570482 gene encoding polyadenylate-binding protein-interacting protein 2 has protein sequence MKMKIPNSGSGNGYYGHESGVISYFDTVEQEIDPPAGENGDFAEYMWMENEEEFDKQVMEQLEEEELMEECLEAMLEEERQHQRNQLSSNWCNVTTEAISGNELCQQLSSLRVHNDLAKSSTLNPDAEEFIPSYKVSAVSTTEVTSESS, from the exons ATGAAGATGAAGATTCCAAATAGCGGCTCCGGTAACGGATATTATGGACATGAAAGTGGTGTTATTTCTTATTTCGATACTGTTGAACAAGAAATAGACCCGCCAGCTGGTGAAAATGGTGATTTTGCAGAGTACATGTGGATGGAAAATGAAGAAGAGTTTGATAAACag GTAATGGAACAGTTAGAAGAAGAAGAACTAATGGAAGAATGTCTAGAAGCGATGTTGGAAGAAGAAAGACAGCATCAAAGAAATCAGTTATCATCAAATTGGTGTAATGTTACAACGGAAGCTATCAGTGGTAACGAATTATGCCAGCAATTGAGTAGCCTTCGAGTCCATAATGATCTTGCGAAATCg AGTACTTTGAATCCAGATGCAGAAGAATTTATTCCTTCTTATAAAGTATCAGCTGTAAGTACAACGGAAGTAACAAGTGAATCATCATAa